One Streptomyces sp. ML-6 genomic region harbors:
- a CDS encoding precorrin-8X methylmutase: protein MHEYEKDGPAIYRQSFATIRAEADLSGLPADVGQVAVRMIHACGMVDLVRDLAFSPDVVARARAALRAGAPILCDVAMVASGVTRKRLPAANEVVCTLSDPAVPGLAAELGTTRSAAALELWRDRLEGSVVAVGNAPTALFRLLEMIEEGAPRPAAVIGVPVGFIGAAESKEALAAHPSALDHLIVRGRRGGSAMAAAALNAIASEEE, encoded by the coding sequence GTGCACGAGTACGAGAAGGACGGACCGGCGATCTACCGCCAGTCCTTCGCCACGATCCGCGCAGAGGCGGACCTGTCCGGTCTGCCCGCCGATGTCGGTCAGGTCGCGGTCCGCATGATCCACGCCTGCGGCATGGTCGACCTCGTACGCGATCTCGCTTTCAGCCCGGACGTGGTGGCCCGTGCCCGGGCGGCGCTGCGGGCCGGTGCGCCCATCCTGTGCGACGTGGCCATGGTCGCCAGCGGCGTCACCCGCAAGCGGCTGCCCGCGGCGAACGAGGTGGTGTGCACCCTGTCCGACCCGGCGGTGCCCGGCCTCGCGGCGGAGCTGGGCACCACCCGCAGCGCCGCGGCCCTGGAGCTGTGGCGCGACCGGCTGGAGGGTTCGGTGGTCGCCGTCGGGAACGCGCCGACCGCCCTGTTCCGGCTGCTGGAGATGATCGAGGAGGGCGCGCCCCGCCCGGCGGCCGTCATCGGGGTGCCCGTCGGCTTCATCGGCGCGGCCGAGTCCAAGGAGGCCCTGGCCGCGCACCCGTCCGCCCTGGACCACCTGATCGTGCGCGGCCGGCGCGGCGGCAGCGCCATGGCGGCGGCCGCGCTCAACGCCATCGCCAGCGAGGAAGAGTGA